DNA sequence from the Cohnella herbarum genome:
GGAGCCGTCCGGCAAACGGATGCGTTTTTTTGCCCCCCCACCGGGTGATCCATTTCGACAGAAACGCAGCGGCGCCATGATAGTCGTTAATAAACGTCAAATGATCCTCGAATTCATCGTAACCGTTATACCGATTGTCCCCGATCATTTGCAAGAAACTGCCTTCCGGCGCATATTGGTCAACCCGCTCGAAGTAGTCCGAGACCTTGGGCAGATCTTTCCTGAAATACCAGGAGGTCGCGCACAGGTAGTAAATATTGCCCATGACGTTCTTCCATTCCTTCTCGTCCATCGTCCCTTGCAGCGCTTCATAGCGGATTTTGGCCTGCTCTATTTTTACCGAGGCTTTATCCCATTGCCGAATTCCAATAAGAAGGAGCAGATAGAACATTTCGACCATAGGACGCCTGGAAATGTAACTCTCCGGCAGCTGCAGGATCCATCTGCTTAGCGCGGCGAATTTCTTTTGCATGAAGGCTTGAAGATTGTTTTCGATTACCCGGACGACATCCTCGTACTGTCTACCCTCCAGGTAATGTTCCGCCGCTTCTTCAACGAATCCATGGCTTTCCAGCCAACGAGCCGCATGGACATGCTTTTGCGCCCATTGCCCGGGATGGGTTCGAACATACATTCGCCGCAAGAAGTCGGACATTAAATGATGATAACGATACCAGCGCCTTCGATCGTCCAGAGGGGTAATGAATAAATTCCACTGCTCCAATCGCTCCAACTGCTCCTGGCCGTTCAACTGACCCGTTACGGCTTCGCACAAGGAATGATTCATGCGGGTTAGCACGGAGGTTTGGAGCATAAAAGCGCGGGTGGCCTCCGGTAGATGAAGGTACACCTCCTCCAGCAAATAATCGGAAATACGAGTTTGGTGGCTGCTGAATTGCCGGATGGATTCCGCGATATTATCGCTTCGCCTCAGAGAGATCGCCGCGAGGTGCAGACCGCTGATCCAGCCTTCCGTCTGCTCGTACAACTGCGCGAACTGCTCCCTGGACAGCGATAAACCCGCGGTTTCCCGGAAGAAAGCCTGTCCTTCGTCGGGTTGAAACCGCAGATCGCGAACCATAATCTGCCGCATCTCCCCTTTGGCCGTGAGCCTGGCGGTCGGGATGGGCAGATCGGCACGGCTGGCGATATATAGATGGATATGAGGAGGTAAATGGTCCACCAAATAACTTAGCGACCTCTGGATCGCGGAAAGCTCAATGCAATGATAGTCGTCCAGCACGATCGCAAGTTCGTCGCGCAACTGATTCAATTCGTTCAGCATAGCCGCGACCGCAGGCTCCGAGGACACGAAAGACGCCGACGGTCCTTTCTCCAGCAGCGGCAAAACCGTCTGCCCGAAGCCGGGAGCTTGCTCCTGAATGGAAGAGGTCACATAGGTCCAGAACGATACCCATTCGTCGTCCTGCTTATCCAGCGACAACCAGGCCACGGGAATTCCGCTCTGCCTGGCCCATTCAGTTAACACTGTCGTCTTCCCATAGCCGGCCGACGCGGAGATCAATGTCAGCTTCGCTTTGAGTCCCTCGTCTAGCTTGCGCATCAACCTCGGCCGTGGCACCGAATCATGGCGTTTATGCGGGATGTATAGTTTCGTCTTCACGACCAAGTGAAACCCCTCCAGGATCGATTTCTCTTCCCTTCGACCAAGTTGAACACGACAAAACCAACCCGGTTCTATACGTTCTGACCCTGCATTGTTGTTGGGAAAATGAACGTTGATAATGATCCTGTAGTAATAAGAAAGAAATCTCTATACTCATGGGGAAAATAATTGACTGGGGTAACGTTCTATGACAATTAAATAATAGGTAGACCGTGCATAATTGAAGAGATGGTTGGCTGAATGTCGCCGAGATTAAAATCAAAGCCCCATAAACATAATTCGCCTAAATTATCTAAAACCCTTCACTTTTTCTGCTCCCAGCAAGCGGTTACTGCCAATTTTTTCGCCGTCGCTTATGATAAGGTTCAGCTTAACGGGTTTATCGGCGAAAATTAAGGCAAGACCACATGATCGCAATCGATCACAACTCCTTTAAATCGCTCTGGCTAGACAGTTTGTTAGACGAATTACGCTCTCCGCCTAAGAAAAGCACCCCCTCACTTGAGCACTACGCTCAAATACAGAGAGGGTGCTATTTAAATGCTCGAAGCAGTTCCTTGTTGATCTTCCTTAAGTGATCAGCCCTGTTGCTCCGCCCGCACGGCTCACGACCGCCGCGCCTTTAGGAGACATGTCCTAGCCCTACCGGGGTAGCGGTGCCCAATCAAGTCACCCCAAAGATGGTGACCGCGTCTCATTCCACCCTCCGGTCAACCCGGAGGGCAGGCTTAACCTTAAAGCTCTTGAGACTAGGTGGCATCCTGCTGTTCCAGCCATCTCAAAATCGCTTGGTTTGTTTCTTCCGGCTTTTCTTGCTGGATCCAATGACTGCAATCCAGATTGACCACTTCCACATTGGGCACGAATTTTTCCAGATTTCCGGATTTCGGGATCGCATCCCGGTCGCCATAGATCATGAGCGCGGGTTGTTGGATGACAGGATCCACGTCCGCCAATAAGCGCCAGTTGCGGTCAAGGTTCCTGTACCAATTTATGCTGCCCCTGAACCCTGATGTTTCAAAGGCGGATACGAAAACGGCCAGTTCGCTTTCGCTCATCAAGGGCTCGCCGAGCGGTGTTTCCGCGTTGGCAAGATTGATCATCACCATGCCTGGCTCAGGTGCTCTGAGAGGCTCGTTCTTGCGGTACAGATTGCGAAGAAACCGAAACGTATTCTTATCCAATACGGCGTCCGCGACACCTGGCTGTCGATTGAAGTGGACAAAATAGTAGTCGCCGCCGAGGATTTCCTCCAAGAACTCGATCCAGGGTTTTTCTCCGCGTTCCTGATAGGGCAAGCTCAGATTGATCACCTTGTTCACGCGGTTTGGATGCAACAAGGTCAGTCCCCAAACGACCATCGCACCCCAATCATGACCGACAAAGGTGGCGTCCTCGTATCCATAGTGATCGAGAAGGGCGACGAGATCGCCCGACAAGTGTTCAATGTCGTAATCCGTCACCTCGGCCGGGCGGGAAGAGTTGCCGTAACCCCGCTGGTTCGGGACGATGACGTGGTATCCCGCTGCGACAAGCGCGGGCACCTGATAGCGCCAGGAAAAAGCATGTTCAGGCCAGCCGTGGCAGAGAACAATGGGTTTTCCTGCGTTTTCTCGGCCTGCTTCAAAGACTTCGAGTTCTACAGCGTTGACTGAAATGAGGGTGGGCTTGGGGAAATCGATTGGATTAAACATGGAATCAAAACCTCCTTCTTGTGATACATGTAGTATAATGGTTAAATGGTGACACCTTATTGTCACCGTTCTGAAATCATGTAGAAAAAAAAGAGGGCAATTATGGACAAAGTGGAGCGACTCATTTCGATTATCATGATCTTGCTGAAAAAAGAGCTTGTTTCTGCAAAGGAATTCTCGCAACTATTCAATGTTTCCAAAAGAACGATCCTTCGCGATATGGAAACATTGAGCTTATCGAACATCCCGATCTATTCTGTCAATGGGGTCAAAGGCGGCTACGGCATAATGGATGAATACAAGGTTGATAAACGCCTTTTAAACAGCTCCGATTTACAGAATATATTAACCGCGCTCGGCGGATTGGAACAACTCCTCCTTACCGAAGAAGTTGAAAGAACGATAAAAAAAATAGAGGCAATGGTTAGTCCATTGTCTCTGAATCGTTCTATTCAACTGTCGTTTTATGATTGGGTAGGTCGGTCCGAGATTCTTGAAACCTTAAAGACATGTCAAGAATCCATTTTAAAGAAAAGGCTGGTTTCGTTTGATTATATAGATAAAGACGGGGCTGTAACGCATAGAACGGTCGAGCCCTATGAGCTGCATTTTAGCGAATCGAGTTGGTATTTGAAAGGATTCTGTTTACAACGCCAGGGATATCGAACATTCAAGTTATCCCGGATCGATCCTATTACTATGGATGAACGCGCGTTTCATCCTAGAGAAGATTGGTCAGAGCAAGAACACGAAGCAAGTTATCAGCCGCAATTCGTCACGATTAAGGCATGGATATCGCCTAGCATAAAAGATCAAATCATCGAAAGGTATGGTCGAAGAAGTATTGAAGACCATGGTTCCGGACTTTTATTAGCAACCCTTTATGTCCCTCAAAATCGTATGGGATTTCAATTTATAGCAAGCTTCGGCATTCATCTGAGAGTTGTAGAGCCCAAAACCTATGTGGAAGACTTTCGAAATTATTTATCTCAAATGATGGAGAACTATTCCTGATAAATTACTAGTCTCGGCGTCAATGTCTCAGTCGTAATCGCCCGGATTGACGCCGACGTGCTTCTTAAACTGAATATAGAAGTGGTTAATATTTTTGTATCCTACCCGCTCCGAGATTTGTTGAATCGACCTGCCGTTCTCTTTAAGCATCCGCTTGGCTTGCTCGATCCGCAGCGCGTGTACGTAGTCGTTAAAGTACTCGCCCGTTTCTTTCTTGAAGAGCTGACCGAGATAACTGGCATTAAAATAGAACAGGTTCGACAATTGCTTGAGATTGATCGCTTCCGTATAATGGCCGCGGACATAGCTTAAAATCTCGTCGATCGGGTCGCCGCGCCGATCCTCCGATTGCCGGAGATACGAACAAACGGCTTCGCAGATTTCCGTCAGCATCCGTCCGATCTCGGCCTGATCGCGCAGCCGAAGCAAGTCTTCAGCATAGCCGCGCTTCCCCGCGAACAACTGCTCCCAATCGCCGTTCTCCTCCAGTACGAGGCGGGAGATTCCGACGATCACGAGCTTAAGCACGTCGGCGATCGTGGAGTAAGGAACGGCTTGCCGGCTAAACCGGGCAAGCAGCTCCGCGATTTCCCTGCGCGCGGCGTCCATATCCTTATTCTTGACCGCCCGGAGCAGATCTTGATCGTGCCATCCGAACGACCACACGTCGACCGACATATTAATGTCATCGTGAAAATATACCCCGTGCTCGGACGAGAAGAAGCTACCGTGCAGCGCATTCTCCGCGGACCGATAGGACTCCGGCAATTCCGTCCACGAATGCACCGTCTTGCCGACGCCCGCGACAGCTTGAATCCTGGCATACGAGAGCAGACATTCAACCATGCGATCGGCCATACCCGCCAGGCGTTGGCGCTCGAAACCGGATTGTGCGCTTTTCAAGAGAATGCCGATTCGAGCGTCCGAAATTTCGAACAGATCTCCTCGACCTTCCTCCTGAAGCAATTCTTCTACAATATTGCGCGCGGCGAATTTCAGCAGCCGAATGTCGCTTCCGGAACGTTGCAGCAGCATGTCTCCGCATCGATCGATGTCGACGATCAAGAACCCGTAAGACCGGGCTTGCCGGATCTCTCCGAGGGAGAGCACGCCATCGCGAAGAAGCAGCTCGTCCGACACCTGCTCTCCCTTCGCCAGCTTCAAGATCAAGTACTCCCGCAGCGCTTCCGCCCGGTGGCGTTCCGCAAGCTTCTCCGTCAGCTCCGCCGCAAGCTGCTCCTTAATTGAAGCAAGCTCGCGGTTCAGTTCGCCCGGGTCGACGGGCTTCAGTAAAAAGCAAGCAACGCCGAACTTCATCGCTTCCTGCGCGTACGAGAAATCGTTGTATCCGCTCAGGATGACGAGTTTTGTCTCCGGAGATATCGCGCGAATTCTCTCGCATAGCCGCAAACCGTCCGTCTCTGGCATGCGGATATCCGTAATGACGATATCCGGACGGGTACGCTCGAACAGCTCGACCGCCTCTGTTCCGTCCCGCGCCTCGGCGACGATCCGAAATCCTTGATCGCCCCGGTCGATGATAATTTTTAAGCCTTGCCGAATATCGTATTCGTCATCGACGATCATGACCTTCAACATTCGAATCCCCCGTCTCTA
Encoded proteins:
- a CDS encoding LuxR C-terminal-related transcriptional regulator, with product MKTKLYIPHKRHDSVPRPRLMRKLDEGLKAKLTLISASAGYGKTTVLTEWARQSGIPVAWLSLDKQDDEWVSFWTYVTSSIQEQAPGFGQTVLPLLEKGPSASFVSSEPAVAAMLNELNQLRDELAIVLDDYHCIELSAIQRSLSYLVDHLPPHIHLYIASRADLPIPTARLTAKGEMRQIMVRDLRFQPDEGQAFFRETAGLSLSREQFAQLYEQTEGWISGLHLAAISLRRSDNIAESIRQFSSHQTRISDYLLEEVYLHLPEATRAFMLQTSVLTRMNHSLCEAVTGQLNGQEQLERLEQWNLFITPLDDRRRWYRYHHLMSDFLRRMYVRTHPGQWAQKHVHAARWLESHGFVEEAAEHYLEGRQYEDVVRVIENNLQAFMQKKFAALSRWILQLPESYISRRPMVEMFYLLLLIGIRQWDKASVKIEQAKIRYEALQGTMDEKEWKNVMGNIYYLCATSWYFRKDLPKVSDYFERVDQYAPEGSFLQMIGDNRYNGYDEFEDHLTFINDYHGAAAFLSKWITRWGGKKTHPFAGRLQASYSKLLYEWNRLEEAERCIGQVLRPEDAPPNTRSMMQIYISASRIQQALGHPVRAAELLERLTIQIESPDYELFLRKIEAEQACLAVRQGSLQAAMRWLERYGMASTDEISLNGAAEYAALARVLAACGRTDEAMLLSERLQQLFWKEDRLRERIKIVILQSVMQYRSGQTRKALDLLETALRLAWPQRFVRSFVDEGAVMAEILSAYVKERQDNRSKPETSFPPDYAVSLLRVLHLSQQEMAVPIRVEVSRKKKPQIERLTNREVEIVRLMAEGMSNKQIALDMDITEGTVKSHASHIYEKLDVRTRVQAIKKAREHKWID
- a CDS encoding alpha/beta fold hydrolase: MFNPIDFPKPTLISVNAVELEVFEAGRENAGKPIVLCHGWPEHAFSWRYQVPALVAAGYHVIVPNQRGYGNSSRPAEVTDYDIEHLSGDLVALLDHYGYEDATFVGHDWGAMVVWGLTLLHPNRVNKVINLSLPYQERGEKPWIEFLEEILGGDYYFVHFNRQPGVADAVLDKNTFRFLRNLYRKNEPLRAPEPGMVMINLANAETPLGEPLMSESELAVFVSAFETSGFRGSINWYRNLDRNWRLLADVDPVIQQPALMIYGDRDAIPKSGNLEKFVPNVEVVNLDCSHWIQQEKPEETNQAILRWLEQQDAT
- a CDS encoding helix-turn-helix transcriptional regulator, with the translated sequence MDKVERLISIIMILLKKELVSAKEFSQLFNVSKRTILRDMETLSLSNIPIYSVNGVKGGYGIMDEYKVDKRLLNSSDLQNILTALGGLEQLLLTEEVERTIKKIEAMVSPLSLNRSIQLSFYDWVGRSEILETLKTCQESILKKRLVSFDYIDKDGAVTHRTVEPYELHFSESSWYLKGFCLQRQGYRTFKLSRIDPITMDERAFHPREDWSEQEHEASYQPQFVTIKAWISPSIKDQIIERYGRRSIEDHGSGLLLATLYVPQNRMGFQFIASFGIHLRVVEPKTYVEDFRNYLSQMMENYS
- a CDS encoding response regulator transcription factor, which encodes MLKVMIVDDEYDIRQGLKIIIDRGDQGFRIVAEARDGTEAVELFERTRPDIVITDIRMPETDGLRLCERIRAISPETKLVILSGYNDFSYAQEAMKFGVACFLLKPVDPGELNRELASIKEQLAAELTEKLAERHRAEALREYLILKLAKGEQVSDELLLRDGVLSLGEIRQARSYGFLIVDIDRCGDMLLQRSGSDIRLLKFAARNIVEELLQEEGRGDLFEISDARIGILLKSAQSGFERQRLAGMADRMVECLLSYARIQAVAGVGKTVHSWTELPESYRSAENALHGSFFSSEHGVYFHDDINMSVDVWSFGWHDQDLLRAVKNKDMDAARREIAELLARFSRQAVPYSTIADVLKLVIVGISRLVLEENGDWEQLFAGKRGYAEDLLRLRDQAEIGRMLTEICEAVCSYLRQSEDRRGDPIDEILSYVRGHYTEAINLKQLSNLFYFNASYLGQLFKKETGEYFNDYVHALRIEQAKRMLKENGRSIQQISERVGYKNINHFYIQFKKHVGVNPGDYD